A window of the Arachis duranensis cultivar V14167 chromosome 5, aradu.V14167.gnm2.J7QH, whole genome shotgun sequence genome harbors these coding sequences:
- the LOC107488801 gene encoding cation/H(+) antiporter 18 has translation MVTNATSASVCPPPMKPTSNGVFQGDNPLDFALPMAILQICLVFVVTRGLAYIIRPLRQPRVIAEIVGGILLGPSALGRNKSYLNAVFPSKSLTVLDTLANIGLLFFLFLAGLELDPRSLRQTGKQTFAIAIAGISVPFALGIGSSFVLKETIAKGVNGTAFLVFMGVALSITAFPVLARILAELKLLTTNVGRMAMSAAAVNDIAAWILLALAVALSGDSESPLVSLWVFLCGCGFVLCSIIIVPPIFKRITQRCNEGEPVDEIYICATLVVVLAAGFVTDAIGIHAMFGAFVVGVLIPKDGPFTRALVEKVEDLVSGIFLPLYFVSSGLKTNIFAIHGLQSWGILALVIFTACFGKIVGTVVVSLFCKVPLKEALALGFLMNSKGLVELIVLNIGKDRKVLNDQTFAIMVLMAVFTTFITTPLVMAVYKPARRAKIDDYKYKTIARKNTNSQLRILCCFHNARNIPSMINLIEASRGIQKSGGICVYTMHLREFSERSSTILMVHKARKNGLPFWNKDRPSDADHLIVAFEAYHQLSQVSVKPMTEISSMADMHVDICATAGGKKAAVIILPFHKHQRLDGSLETTRSDFKYVNRRVLENAPCSVGILVDRGLGGTSHISASNVSYSITVLFFGGSDDREALAYGARMAEHPGIRLVVLRFVVEPSTTGDIVRVDVGESSSSSKLVSEDEEFLNEFKAKVANDDSVTYEEKAVKDAAGTVAVICEFTHCNLVLVGRSPQGEVAYALKRNEYPELGPIGSLLVSQDCPTIASVLVMQQYQHQ, from the exons ATGGTTACCAATGCTACTTCTGCAAGTGTTTGCCCCCCACCCATGAAACCTACATCAAATGGTGTGTTTCAAGGAGATAACCCTCTTGATTTTGCACTCCCCATGGCTATTTTACAGATATGCCTAGTATTTGTAGTCACAAGAGGATTGGCATATATTATAAGGCCTTTGAGGCAGCCAAGAGTCATTGCAGAGATTGTG GGAGGAATATTACTTGGGCCATCAGCATTAGGACGAAATAAAAGCTATTTGAATGCTGTCTTCCCCTCCAAGAGTCTTACAGTACTGGATACTCTGGCAAACATTGGCCTTTTGTTCTTTCTATTCCTGGCAGGCCTAGAGTTAGATCCGAGATCTTTGCGTCAAACAGGGAAACAGACCTTTGCCATTGCTATTGCTGGAATAAGTGTACCCTTTGCCTTGGGAATTGGTTCATCATTTGTTCTTAAAGAAACAATTGCCAAAGGTGTAAATGGTACTGCATTTCTTGTCTTTATGGGTGTTGCTCTATCCATAACTGCTTTCCCTGTGTTGGCTCGTATTTTGGCTGAGTTGAAACTTCTAACTACCAATGTTGGTAGAATGGCTATGTCTGCCGCAGCAGTAAATGATATTGCTGCTTGGATTCTGCTTGCACTTGCTGTTGCCTTGTCAGGCGATAGCGAGTCTCCACTAGTGTCATTGTGGGTCTTCTTATGTGGATGTGGTTTTGTTCTTTGTTCAATCATCATTGTCCCTCCAATTTTCAAAAGGATTACACAACGATGTAATGAAGGCGAGCCGGTGGATGAGATATATATATGTGCTACATTAGTTGTTGTTTTGGCTGCGGGTTTTGTTacagatgctattggaatccATGCCATGTTTGGTGCATTTGTTGTTGGTGTGTTGATTCCAAAAGATGGACCATTTACCAGGGCTCTTGTGGAGAAAGTAGAGGATCTTGTTTCGGGCATTTTCCTCCCACTCTATTTTGTGTCAAGTGGATTGAAGACCAACATATTCGCCATTCACGGCCTGCAGTCATGGGGTATTCTGGCCTTAGTTATTTTCACTGCTTGTTTTGGGAAGATTGTTGGAACCGTTGTTGTATCACTTTTCTGTAAAGTACCCTTGAAGGAGGCTTTAGCTCTGGGATTCCTAATGAACAGTAAGGGCTTGGTTGAATTGATTGTTCTCAACATTGGCAAAGATAGGAAG GTTTTAAATGATCAAACCTTTGCCATTATGGTTCTTATGGCAGTATTTACCACATTCATTACCACTCCTCTTGTCATGGCTGTGTATAAGCCTGCAAGAAGGGCGAAAATAGATGATTACAAATACAAAACAATAGCAAGGAAGAACACAAACAGCCAATTGAGGATTCTTTGCTGTTTCCATAATGCAAGAAATATTCCATCAATGATAAACTTGATTGAAGCCTCAAGAGGAATCCAGAAGTCCGGTGGAATTTGTGTGTATACAATGCACCTCAGAGAATTTTCTGAGAGGTCATCAACAATCTTAATGGTACATAAGGCAAGGAAAAATGGGTTGCCATTCTGGAATAAGGATCGTCCCTCTGATGCTGATCATTTAATTGTGGCATTTGAGGCATACCATCAACTGAGTCAAGTGTCTGTCAAACCAATGACCGAAATCTCATCTATGGCAGACATGCACGTAGACATTTGTGCAACTGCTGGGGGAAAGAAAGCTGCAGTAATCATTCTTCCGTTTCATAAGCACCAAAGATTGGATGGCTCATTAGAGACAACAAGAAGTGATTTTAAATATGTTAACAGAAGGGTCCTTGAGAATGCTCCATGCTCAGTTGGAATTCTCGTTGATCGTGGCCTTGGTGGTACATCCCATATATCTGCAAGCAATGTTTCTTATTCCATTACAGTGCTTTTCTTTGGTGGAAGTGATGATCGCGAGGCCCTTGCTTATGGTGCTCGAATGGCCGAGCACCCTGGCATAAGATTGGTGGTTCTTCGCTTTGTCGTAGAACCAAGTACCACAGGAGATATCGTTAGAGTGGACGTGGGAGAATCCTCTTCCAGCTCCAAATTAGTCTCAGAGGATGAGGAGTTCCTTAATGAATTCAAGGCAAAAGTAGCTAACGATGATTCTGTGACATATGAAGAGAAAGCAGTAAAGGATGCAGCAGGAACAGTTGCTGTGATCTGTGAGTTCACTCATTGCAATCTGGTTCTTGTGGGTCGAAGTCCACAAGGTGAAGTGGCATATGCTCTCAAGAGAAATGAATACCCGGAACTTGGACCAATTGGTTCTTTGCTGGTATCTCAAGATTGCCCAACAATAGCATCCGTCTTGGTGATGCAGCAGTATCAGCATCAATAG
- the LOC107488799 gene encoding uncharacterized protein LOC107488799, with protein MVVVIEQQENEDRNANPSNTAGNDASDGFETASDTDLGSETGGDDVGASSHDQQLEQQQHQQQQPKPEHSEPEPEQSVSPSNSFSRDPLINEELEKKALVQANEAKAEGNKLFVDGKYEEALSQYELALQVAPDMPSSVEILSICHANRAVCFQKLGKYDNTVKECTKALDLNPVYIKALVRRGEAHEKLEHFEEAIADMKKILEIDPSNDQARKAIRRLEPLAAEKREMMKEEMIAKLKEMGNSVLGRFGMSVDNFKAVKDPNTGSYSISFQR; from the exons ATGGTGGTGGTGATAGAGCAGCAAGAGAATGAGGATCGAAACGCAAATCCCTCCAATACTGCTGGTAACGATGCTTCCGACGGTTTTGAAACGGCCAGCGACACCGACCTGGGCAGCGAAACCGGAGGTGATGACGTTGGCGCTAGCAGCCATGATCAACAGCTCGAACAACAGCAACATCAACAACAGCAGCCGAAGCCAGAGCATTCGGAGCCGGAACCTGAACAGAGTGTTTCTCCAAGTAATAGTTTCTCTAGAGATCCCTTGATCAATGAGGAATTGGAGAAG AAAGCATTGGTTCAAGCAAATGAGGCAAAGGCAGAAGGGAATAAGCTTTTTGTGGATGGGAAGTATGAGGAAGCATTATCCCAGTATGAACTTGCTCTACAAGTTGCACCTGACATGCCTTCATCTGTTGAAATACTCTCAATATGTCATGCAAACCGTGCTGTGTGCTTTCAGAAACTG GGAAAATATGACAACACAGTTAAAGAATGCACAAAAGCATTAGATCTGAATCCAGTGTATATTAAAGCTTTAGTAAGAAGAGGAGAAGCTCATGAAAAGCTTGAACATTTTGAAGAAGCCATTGCTG atatgaaaaagatcttAGAAATTGATCCCTCAAATGATCAAGCTAGGAAGGCCATCAGGCGACTTGAGCCGCTTGCTGCAGAAAAGCGGGAAATGATGAAGGAAGAGATGATTG caaaactaaaagaaatggGAAATTCTGTCTTGGGCCGGTTTGGGATGAGTGTCGATAACTTCAAAGCAGTTAAAGATCCAAACACTGGTTCCTATTCTATCTCATTCCAGCGTTAA